In Aythya fuligula isolate bAytFul2 chromosome 14, bAytFul2.pri, whole genome shotgun sequence, the following proteins share a genomic window:
- the FBXO38 gene encoding F-box only protein 38 isoform X2: MCMECLSRKLKEAVTLYLRVVKVVDLCAGRWWEYMPTGFTDSSFLTLLRKMPDIEQLYGLHPRYLERRRVRGHEAFSIPGVLEALQACPNLLGVETSHLELVEAIWTYMPQVHILGKFRNRNGAFPIPPENKLKIPIGAKIQTLHLVGVNVPEIPCIPMLRHLYLKWVRLTKPQPFKDFLCISLRTFVMRNCAGPTNSLKYVPLVTGLASARNLEHLELVRVPFLGGLIQHVVEDSWRSGGFRNLHTIVLGACKNALEVDLGYLIITAARRLHEVRIQPSLTKDGVFSALKMAELEFPQFETLHLGYVDEFLLQCKMTNGDLVKYGLADVVENPGIITDIGMKAVNEVFSCIKYLVIYNCPHLHNPNNWITDHSRWTRLVDLTLVRCHAIKLDSFSQFIELLPSLEFISLDQMFREPPKGCARVGLSAGTGIGVSSALVSNQNSNNDNDNNNNHQNNNNPNIHHNNHQHPNDQNEENELRQDGQAEEQQIAADALNEMEEVAPEEGVAAGQGHNDVPAHSQAIVPMDVDEEQAGPSGIQPVVKPAPVTVHDSDSEDEEENMGNSRACITNNIAQNYSDGEEKNRDPVEIREPSVSGKGKTPLRKRCSVSQVGQAKQFHAEESSCEKGCQVTSEQIKADMKAASDMPEKNKSKDSYPGCSNATGSTGTSNSCSGVSPSPDCAQTAGSHTAGTSPAAADESRQCVCSPSKSEGSSERETEESSVCSRCSCYKPQDTQWRTSGCCDGEYPSTSGACGNGPNRSDFALRTLPNCGSPGEASDERTSGSACGPASGEESMGSQQRSCELKYKEEYPRRPLTRARSKLSHVPLVSESEVAKPKPRQTTKRKRTADKSTSTSDPVIEDDHVQVLTLKSKNLVGITLTNCGITDLVLKDCPKMMFIHATRCRVLKHLKVENAPVVNRFDYAQCKKLNMDQVLDQILRMPPERNRIIYLRPMQQVDTLTLEQKIFSGPYPYHICIIHEFSNPPNVRNKVRIRSWMDTIANINQELIKYEFFPEATRTDEDLKKYTKYPWGRDIYTLEGIVDGAPYSMITDFPWLRSLRTAEPNSYARYDFEDDERTTIYAPRRKGQLSADICMETIGEEISELRQMKKGVFQRVVAIFIHYCDVNGEPVEDDYI, from the exons ATGTGCATGGAATGCCTGTCCCGGAAGCTGAAGGAAGCAGTCACTCTTTATCTGCGAGTAGTGAAGGTTGTGGATTTATGTGCAGGCCGTTGGTGGGAATACATGCCCACTG GTTTCACTGATTCCAGTTTCCTAACGCTGCTGAGGAAGATGCCAGACATTGAACAACTTTATGGTCTTCATCCCAGGTATCTTGAAAGACGCAGAGTCCGTGGCCATGAAGCGTTCAGCATTCCTGGAGTTCTAGAGGCTTTGCAGGCCTGTCCAAATCTGTTG GGTGTTGAAACCTCTCATTTAGAGCTGGTGGAAGCTATTTGGACATATATGCCACAAGTTCATATTTTAGGGAAGTTTCGTAATCGTAATGGTGCTTTTCCAATCCCTCCAGAGAACAAGCTGAAAATTCCTATAGGAGCTAAAATTCAGACTTTGCACTTAGTAG GGGTGAATGTCCCTGAGATTCCTTGTATCCCAATGCTGAGGCACCTATATCTGAAGTGGGTGAGACTCACCAAACCACAGCCTTTTAAAGATTTCCTTTGTATCAGCTTACGCACTTTTGTAATGAGGAATTGCGCAG GACCCACAAATTCTTTGAAGTACGTTCCCCTAGTGACGGGCTTGGCTTCTGCCCGAAATTTGGAGCATTTAGAACTGGTTCGTGTTCCGTTTCTAGGAGGACTTATCCAGCATGTAGTAGAAGATAGCTGGAGATCAG GTGGTTTTAGGAATTTGCACACTATAGTTCTGGGAGCTTGCAAAAATGCACTTGAAGTGGATCTTGGCTACCTCATCATAACTGCTGCACGAAG GTTGCATGAAGTGCGGATCCAGCCTTCCTTGACCAAAGATggtgttttttctgctttgaagatGGCTGAACTGGAATTTCCACAGTTTGAAACTCTTCATCTAGGATACGTTGATGAGTTTTTACTACAGT gtAAAATGACAAATGGGGACTTGGTGAAATATGGCTTGGCTGATGTGGTTGAAAATCCAGGAATTATTACAGATATTGGTATGAAAGCTGTAAATGAGGTTTTTTCTTGCATCAAGTATCTGGTCATTTACAACTGCCCACATCTACATAACCCAAATAATTGGATCACAG ATCATTCAAGATGGACCCGACTGGTTGACCTCACACTAGTGCGATGCCATGCGATAAAGCTAGATTCTTTTAGTCAGTTCATTGAGTTATTGCCAAGCTTAGAATTCATTTCTTTGGACCAGATGTTCCGTGAACCTCCTAAG GGTTGTGCTCGTGTGGGCCTAAGTGCAGGTACAGGAATTGGTGTCTCATCTGCCCTGGTCAGCAATCAGAACTCCAACAAtgacaatgacaacaacaataaccaccaaaacaacaacaatccCAACATCCACCACAACAATCACCAGCACCCAAATGACCAAAATGAGGAGAATGAGCTGCGGCAAGATGGGCaagctgaagagcagcagatTGCAGCTGACG CATTAAATGAGATGGAGGAGGTGGCACCAGAAGaaggggtggctgcagggcagggccacAACGATGTCCCTGCTCACAGTCAGGCTATTGTTCCTATGGATGTCGATGAAGAGCAAGCAG GACCAAGTGGTATTCAACCTGTTGTAAAACCAGCGCCTGTTACTGTCCATGATTCAGACAgtgaggatgaggaagaaaacatgGGAAATTCAAGAGCCTGCATCACTAACAACATTGCACAGAATTACTCtgatggagaggagaaaaacagagatcCAGTGGAAATTAGAGAACCTTCAG TGAGCGGTAAAGGCAAGACACCACTGCGGAAGAGATGCAGTGTCAGCCAAGTGGGCCAGGCAAAGCAGTTCCATGCTGAGGAAAGCAGCTGTGAGAAAGGTTGTCAAGTAACAAGTGAGCAGATTAAAGCTGACATGAAAGCAGCAAGTGACATgcctgaaaagaacaaaagcaaggaTTCTTACCCGGGTTGCAGTAATGCAACAGGATCAACAGGAACATCCAACTCCTGCAGTGGTGTTTCTCCTAGCCCTGACTGTGCACAGACAGCTGGTAGCCAcactgctggcaccagcccagcagctgcagatgaaTCCAGGCAATGTGTCTGCTCACCTAGTAAAAGTGAAGGTTCCAGTGAGAGAGAGACTGAGGAGAGCTCTGTTTGTTCCAGGTGTTCCTGCTACAAGCCACAGGACACACAGTGGAGGACTAGTGGGTGTTGTGATGGGGAATACCCATCCACGAGTGGAGCCTGTGGGAACGGACCAAATAGGTCAGATTTTGCACTTAGGACTCTGCCAAACTGTGGTTCTCCAGGAGAGGCAAGTGATGAGAGGACTAGTGGGAGTGCCTGTGGGCCTGCCAGTGGGGAGGAGAGCATGGGCTCACAGCAAAGGAGCTGTGAGCTGAAGTATAAAGAAGAGTATCCTCGCCGACCACTAACAAGAGCTAGAAGCAAGCTGTCACATGTCCCTCTGGTGTCAGAGTCAG AGGTGGCCAAGCCAAAGCCACGGCAAACCACAAAGCGGAAAAGGACAGCTGACAAGTCCACAAGCACAAGTGACCCAGTTATTGAGGATGATCATGTTCAA GTCCTGACTTTGAAATCCAAAAACCTTGTTGGAATCACCTTGACCAACTGTGGAATAACAGATTTGGTACTGAAAGACTGCCCCAAAATGATGTTTATACATG CTACAAGGTGCCGTGTgttgaaacatttaaaagtagaaaatgcaCCAGTTGTCAATCGGTTTGACTATGCTCAATGCAAGAAGTTAAACATGGATCAGGTTCTGGATCAGATTCTCAGGATGCCTCCGGAAAGAAACCGGATAATTTATCTTCGTCCAATGCAGCAG GTTGATACATTGACTCTTGAGCAAAAGATATTTAGTGGCCCTTATCCATACCACATTTGCATAATTCATGAATTCAGTAACCCACCTAATGTCCGCAATAAGGTGCGCATTCGGAGCTGGATGGACACAATAGCAAATATTAACCA AGAGCTTATTAAATATGAGTTCTTCCCTGAAGCAACACGAACTGATGAAGACTTGAAAAAATACACCAAGTATCCTTGGGGACGAGATATTTACACTTTAGAAG GCATTGTGGATGGCGCCCCTTACTCCATGATTACTGACTTCCCATGGTTGAGATCACTGAGGACAGCAGAGCCAAACAGCTATGCCAGATATGACTTTGAGGATGATGAGAGAA CTACTATTTATGCACCCCGGAGGAAAGGACAGTTGTCTGCAGACATCTGTATGGAAACAATAGGTGAAGAGATCTCTGAACTGCGTCAGATGAAAAAAGGAGTATTCCAGCGTGTGGTGGCTATCTTCATCCATTACTGCGATGTCAACGGTGAACCAGTAGAGGATGATTACATCTGA
- the FBXO38 gene encoding F-box only protein 38 isoform X5, with protein sequence MGPRRKNVKPCSVNREGSESTKADEPKDYMNQLSHEVLCHIFRYLPLQDIMCMECLSRKLKEAVTLYLRVVKVVDLCAGRWWEYMPTGFTDSSFLTLLRKMPDIEQLYGLHPRYLERRRVRGHEAFSIPGVLEALQACPNLLGVETSHLELVEAIWTYMPQVHILGKFRNRNGAFPIPPENKLKIPIGAKIQTLHLVGVNVPEIPCIPMLRHLYLKWVRLTKPQPFKDFLCISLRTFVMRNCAGPTNSLKYVPLVTGLASARNLEHLELVRVPFLGGLIQHVVEDSWRSGGFRNLHTIVLGACKNALEVDLGYLIITAARRLHEVRIQPSLTKDGVFSALKMAELEFPQFETLHLGYVDEFLLQCKMTNGDLVKYGLADVVENPGIITDIGMKAVNEVFSCIKYLVIYNCPHLHNPNNWITDHSRWTRLVDLTLVRCHAIKLDSFSQFIELLPSLEFISLDQMFREPPKGCARVGLSAGTGIGVSSALVSNQNSNNDNDNNNNHQNNNNPNIHHNNHQHPNDQNEENELRQDGQAEEQQIAADALNEMEEVAPEEGVAAGQGHNDVPAHSQAIVPMDVDEEQAGPSGIQPVVKPAPVTVHDSDSEDEEENMGNSRACITNNIAQNYSDGEEKNRDPVEIREPSVSGKGKTPLRKRCSVSQVGQAKQFHAEESSCEKGCQVTSEQIKADMKAASDMPEKNKSKDSYPGCSNATGSTGTSNSCSGVSPSPDCAQTAGSHTAGTSPAAADESRQCVCSPSKSEGSSERETEESSVCSRCSCYKPQDTQWRTSGCCDGEYPSTSGACGNGPNRSDFALRTLPNCGSPGEASDERTSGSACGPASGEESMGSQQRSCELKYKEEYPRRPLTRARSKLSHVPLVSESEVAKPKPRQTTKRKRTADKSTSTSDPVIEDDHVQVLTLKSKNLVGITLTNCGITDLVLKDCPKMMFIHADILPSLLTR encoded by the exons ATGGGTCCCAGGCGGAAAAACGTGAAACCGTGCTCAGTGAACAGAGAAGGCTCTGAGTCTACCAAAGCTGATGAGCCAAAAGACTACATGAACCAGCTTTCTCATGAAGTGCTTTGCCACATATTTAG GTACCTTCCCTTGCAGGATATCATGTGCATGGAATGCCTGTCCCGGAAGCTGAAGGAAGCAGTCACTCTTTATCTGCGAGTAGTGAAGGTTGTGGATTTATGTGCAGGCCGTTGGTGGGAATACATGCCCACTG GTTTCACTGATTCCAGTTTCCTAACGCTGCTGAGGAAGATGCCAGACATTGAACAACTTTATGGTCTTCATCCCAGGTATCTTGAAAGACGCAGAGTCCGTGGCCATGAAGCGTTCAGCATTCCTGGAGTTCTAGAGGCTTTGCAGGCCTGTCCAAATCTGTTG GGTGTTGAAACCTCTCATTTAGAGCTGGTGGAAGCTATTTGGACATATATGCCACAAGTTCATATTTTAGGGAAGTTTCGTAATCGTAATGGTGCTTTTCCAATCCCTCCAGAGAACAAGCTGAAAATTCCTATAGGAGCTAAAATTCAGACTTTGCACTTAGTAG GGGTGAATGTCCCTGAGATTCCTTGTATCCCAATGCTGAGGCACCTATATCTGAAGTGGGTGAGACTCACCAAACCACAGCCTTTTAAAGATTTCCTTTGTATCAGCTTACGCACTTTTGTAATGAGGAATTGCGCAG GACCCACAAATTCTTTGAAGTACGTTCCCCTAGTGACGGGCTTGGCTTCTGCCCGAAATTTGGAGCATTTAGAACTGGTTCGTGTTCCGTTTCTAGGAGGACTTATCCAGCATGTAGTAGAAGATAGCTGGAGATCAG GTGGTTTTAGGAATTTGCACACTATAGTTCTGGGAGCTTGCAAAAATGCACTTGAAGTGGATCTTGGCTACCTCATCATAACTGCTGCACGAAG GTTGCATGAAGTGCGGATCCAGCCTTCCTTGACCAAAGATggtgttttttctgctttgaagatGGCTGAACTGGAATTTCCACAGTTTGAAACTCTTCATCTAGGATACGTTGATGAGTTTTTACTACAGT gtAAAATGACAAATGGGGACTTGGTGAAATATGGCTTGGCTGATGTGGTTGAAAATCCAGGAATTATTACAGATATTGGTATGAAAGCTGTAAATGAGGTTTTTTCTTGCATCAAGTATCTGGTCATTTACAACTGCCCACATCTACATAACCCAAATAATTGGATCACAG ATCATTCAAGATGGACCCGACTGGTTGACCTCACACTAGTGCGATGCCATGCGATAAAGCTAGATTCTTTTAGTCAGTTCATTGAGTTATTGCCAAGCTTAGAATTCATTTCTTTGGACCAGATGTTCCGTGAACCTCCTAAG GGTTGTGCTCGTGTGGGCCTAAGTGCAGGTACAGGAATTGGTGTCTCATCTGCCCTGGTCAGCAATCAGAACTCCAACAAtgacaatgacaacaacaataaccaccaaaacaacaacaatccCAACATCCACCACAACAATCACCAGCACCCAAATGACCAAAATGAGGAGAATGAGCTGCGGCAAGATGGGCaagctgaagagcagcagatTGCAGCTGACG CATTAAATGAGATGGAGGAGGTGGCACCAGAAGaaggggtggctgcagggcagggccacAACGATGTCCCTGCTCACAGTCAGGCTATTGTTCCTATGGATGTCGATGAAGAGCAAGCAG GACCAAGTGGTATTCAACCTGTTGTAAAACCAGCGCCTGTTACTGTCCATGATTCAGACAgtgaggatgaggaagaaaacatgGGAAATTCAAGAGCCTGCATCACTAACAACATTGCACAGAATTACTCtgatggagaggagaaaaacagagatcCAGTGGAAATTAGAGAACCTTCAG TGAGCGGTAAAGGCAAGACACCACTGCGGAAGAGATGCAGTGTCAGCCAAGTGGGCCAGGCAAAGCAGTTCCATGCTGAGGAAAGCAGCTGTGAGAAAGGTTGTCAAGTAACAAGTGAGCAGATTAAAGCTGACATGAAAGCAGCAAGTGACATgcctgaaaagaacaaaagcaaggaTTCTTACCCGGGTTGCAGTAATGCAACAGGATCAACAGGAACATCCAACTCCTGCAGTGGTGTTTCTCCTAGCCCTGACTGTGCACAGACAGCTGGTAGCCAcactgctggcaccagcccagcagctgcagatgaaTCCAGGCAATGTGTCTGCTCACCTAGTAAAAGTGAAGGTTCCAGTGAGAGAGAGACTGAGGAGAGCTCTGTTTGTTCCAGGTGTTCCTGCTACAAGCCACAGGACACACAGTGGAGGACTAGTGGGTGTTGTGATGGGGAATACCCATCCACGAGTGGAGCCTGTGGGAACGGACCAAATAGGTCAGATTTTGCACTTAGGACTCTGCCAAACTGTGGTTCTCCAGGAGAGGCAAGTGATGAGAGGACTAGTGGGAGTGCCTGTGGGCCTGCCAGTGGGGAGGAGAGCATGGGCTCACAGCAAAGGAGCTGTGAGCTGAAGTATAAAGAAGAGTATCCTCGCCGACCACTAACAAGAGCTAGAAGCAAGCTGTCACATGTCCCTCTGGTGTCAGAGTCAG AGGTGGCCAAGCCAAAGCCACGGCAAACCACAAAGCGGAAAAGGACAGCTGACAAGTCCACAAGCACAAGTGACCCAGTTATTGAGGATGATCATGTTCAA GTCCTGACTTTGAAATCCAAAAACCTTGTTGGAATCACCTTGACCAACTGTGGAATAACAGATTTGGTACTGAAAGACTGCCCCAAAATGATGTTTATACATG CTGACATACTACCTTCCTTACTGACAAGATAA